gcgatgtaagcgatggttaacatttcttacaatgccagtatatatgggcattggtgaccacttaccaccaggtggcctatatgctcgtccacctaccaagtctataaaaaaaggtcGCGTGATGATATTGAAAAGTAccaatgaatttatatttaaaaatagccaTCTTAGAAAATAAGAAAGGCTTAAATTCACCTTTATTTTTTGCTTTGTCGTTTAATTATAACTTGATAATTTGTAATGACGTAAAATATTAAGGTTGCCTCCTCTTAACAAGAAACAGCCGAGTAAGATTTTAGTGTGCTATAAAAGACGCGATAACAACATTTCAACTTTTTTAATTcaagtatttatgtatacataGTATAGTACATAAGGCTTAAAATTTTAACCGAAACGACTAGACCACATGATTGTCTATGCCAAAttgttaacttatttttaaactcgaataaaaataataattatgaagaacTGATATGGTAGGATTTTCATGACTACAAGTTGTAtgcttatgataaatattaaaaaattaatgggAGTTAAAATGACTTTTACGAATACCTAATGCGACAGTGTCGCTGCTTAGTGGCCAATATTTAAACTattgcatttaaattattttaaagtcattagcacaaataattaatttaattaatgatgaaACCTACTTTCCGACCTATTCAATGTAAAATGTCGATTCGAAGTAATTTATGATTATGTTTATGTATGGCTTAATTGAATGAGgcatattatgatttattcatTGTGTatccaaaattattaatttttaaattatggctTTATATGAACTATTCACTCAAGGATTGCAACCTAAACGAATTTGATTAActgaaactttataattaattacagatCCTCCAGTTGCACAAATTTCTTTGGTCGAACCGAAGGAACCGCGTTTACTGCGAGAAGATGAAGATGCTGTACTGCTATGCTCATCGTATGCTTCACCTTCATCATACAACTTCACATTCTATAAAGGAACAGAggtaaataagttatattattattttctatattgtcTTCGAGCCACATTTATACGAGTCGATTTAAGTTGACAAATATCCAAACGACAAAACTAGtccaaattttaaaatgttgattTCTATTTATGAGATACATCGCAAAGTTTTTAattgatcaaatattttttaaaacgaaaataaagaaTACTATCCTTTATGATCGCTTAAacattatcttaatataaattagcaAAAAGAAACGTACCGGATAATTATCGTAAACATTTCTTCAAAACACCGCAATATACAGACTACacaccacattgatctgttcaAAGAACCCTTTAAACGAAACCTTTTATTCGTAGCAGAATCTTCTCTCAAAAACTGGTTAAAACTTAGTACATTAACGGACTATAATGATACtttagtatataaaacaaaagttttattgaaaaactTGCATCAAAAAGTTAATAAGAATACTGCGGTTAATAGGAAGATTTATAGATACAATTAATTAGCAACTTGAAGGGAACCTCTCCGGGTATAATGAAGTTTATTTAGGTCCAAACATATAATACCTGTTTGTATTGTGGTGAGAAACCTGACTCTATCAGTCACtggtaatgttatttttttatcatttcattacattaatatatacatttgtatatatcaATCACTTGTTTGATCACAATTTGTCACTTTTAatagaatttgaatttgtatatttattattttttacgaaattattaattaattgttcatacttcgtaaaattttaaataatctttaatttttatttttatttattataattctgttatgtattttgatttaattatttgtgaagacttaattggtatatgatgttttcttaatgcgataaatatttttgtacatgttataactgtttgtcttccttgattaaataaataaataaataaaataaatttatatttatacttattaataattaaagactAATTAtcagtttattataatactgtTGAGTTTTTTTCGTCAGTCCTTCTTACCAAAATTCCAACGCCTCTTTGCTATTCGgtttcagctggaccagtatattatataagtgatatatagtagtttattttattttttgtaattttgtatatgagtcttgttacttgaataaataaattattattattataaaaaaaataagtttttcgtGTGACGTGATATTGCAACCACGGCATGGGATACGCTATCCTGCGATTGTAGCTTTCTCATCGCACATTTGATGAGGATGGTGATCAGGTTTAAAGCAGTCTTATGAGTGACCTGTTTTAACTATGTATAGGCTTCTTGCTTCTCGGATTCTGATATCGATTGGTATCAAGCCACATTGCGAGTGCTAATATTAGATAGACCTGTATCCTGTACGCATCCCATAATTTCAAAGGAAAACCCCTTTGCATTTAGAAGACAAACTTATACTGTAAAGCCtcatctaaatacaaaattcgaTTCAAATCGTTAGTGCCACTTCAAAGATACccgaaatatattaatgtacaagaatttctcatttaatataagaataataaatataacattttacaaaatatttgataataaaacgtAATTAAGTCAATTCACAACAAACCCCTGTTAGATTAAAACACTTCAAACGGATTAGCTTCTCACAGGCTAATCTTAACTCTTGAAGAAAGTTAAATGTGTTTGTTCTGTTTTAAACAAATGATTTTCACATTTCCACCCCACACTATAACCACTATCACGGCTTAAAAGGGCTTTTCACGCAAATTGAAACTTAAGTCGATCGAACTCCACGTAATTCTCATGTAGCGTGACGCCACACGCTTAATGAGCctttaattaatactttgtgaaaattcaatttgttatttGCAAGTAaagaaataactttataatagttCCATTAAAACTACCGGTCGTGTGAAATTAGTTTTTCAACGATGTAAATCACATTACGATTTATGTGAACTAGCTATGCAAGCCATTTCAACCGTGTGGAACACGATAGAATGCAATATGAACGActcaatttcatattttatacattcgAGAAAAATAATGGCTTTAAAAGTTACATTGGATCTTTGTTCTCATTATGCTGCCACTTCGAATATATGTAAAACTGGTATAATAATTTTGCACTTTCAACCTCACGATCTCACTCTCTTAATAGCaaggctattattatttatttatataaactttacatATATCATTACAGGACGAGGTTCTCCTAATTCTATaatgcttaataatatttaataattatataagaatcaTCATCGAAATAGCGTATCCGTaagttgtcaatatttcatgaGTGAGTTCTTGTAAAAACACTGCTGAACActgctgtatatagtatatattttaaaattcgaacgtTCTCAAATCGAAAAACGATGGTTGATGGTTGGTAATCTTATAATCTTGGTTAATGCACTTTGGTAACTAGTTCTATAATAAGTGAAGGCATTCAACGCCCAAACGTTTCAGAATCCTTTGTTCCTACGTTAATTTTCTGCCACCATTGCAAATACGCTTAACTCTTTTGAACTCAGTCCAACTCGTACCGATCCATACTTCTAGACATCGATAAGTATGGAGGACGGATGAAATCAGACGGTCACGTGATTTTGACGTGATCGTTAAATAAGacttaagtttataatatacacttacacgggtttaaaaaaaaaaacaagatcctcttttatgacaaaattaaataaaatatacttatattattcgtcttttgtaacttataattaaaacaaagatttattatgatttgaaacatattataattaacttttaagcacataaagaataaataatagaacGTTGCACATAATAAATCACTGTTTATTTGTAGTAACAAAATTCTTTGATTAAACTTTCCACGACCGCAACGAATATGTAATTGGCGGTTTTTACTCTGTGGAGTTTTAGATGAAGTTTCATATTAGTAAGTTTTTAGTATTTGCAAcagaaatttttaattattctcttttattctttgtttaaaagtatattaaaagtatgttccaatttaaataattcaacgatggttttgaatatacatatgcaataaaaatgaaagataaatatgtacatatgtgtggttttaattatagtattttttaattacgtcatcattatttttgtatttaaatatgactatatcgttgatctagtggttaTCTTAAAAGGTAGATGAGTCAGTGGCTCTTAGTCAAATCCTTTATAAggcttatgaatattttttcgtcaaaaattttttattgctaTCCCGAAGCTAGTAAACCGACACTGATACACTCCCATGTCTGGGAGAGTGCGTAATGTCTTTGTTTCTATACCGAATACCACTATTGTTGTGATACGAGGAATGCGGTGTACTATTTAACTTATGCATAGTGCTCTAAGCGTGCATTTGTTTATCATAGCATTTCTGCGCATGTGGTTATGAAATTGGCTAGAAGAATtcttttattagttaaaaaatattggtatctttaatataaaaccatATTTGAAGCGTCAATAGCACAATGGTTTAAAGTCACATGTTCTACCCTGAGTCCTTGGGCTATTGTCTTCCCCACTTCTAACACAACTGTGCGCTTAGTTGAAAAATGCTTAattgaatattagtaattccttaaaaacgagCATTGCtggtattcatttaaaaaaaagtatatatatatattaacgctTTGAGGTAATTAAGAACATGCTTAGTGCGTTAAGAACACATAATGTATTCAAACaagaaaacttaaaaataaagtggTCGCAtaactaagtttttatataaatataaaataatttatcatcttattaaataaaatcttatttccaTTAATTAGGATCATCTGATTCGTGATGACCCTATAGGGGGTATATCAGTAGAAGGAGACAAGTTAATTCTTCGAGGTCTTAGAAGACATCACGCTGCAAGATATAGGTGCAGAGCCTGGAATTCCGAAGGAAGTGGATTGAGTGAACCGCTAACGTTTAATGTTTTATGTGAGTATTTCAATTCGAGTACTCTCCTAAACACCTCTTAAATGTTTTATCTACAGATTGCTTTCATCACCATTATCcttatattttaagcataaatTTAATCAACGTTATTGTGTTCAAATATGCTAATATACCGCCTAAATTCGAGGTTACAATCTTCCATCCATTGTTTTATTGTTGCCCCACTATTTTAAGCTTAAATGGATGGGAAAATAAgagtatagtatttttttttaaatagatatcgctaatttattttctatattttggTTTACAAGTTGCAAAACTTAGTTTGTATCCAAAGCTCACAATGTCATTGACAGAATATAATTTTGTAGTTCTTCACATGAATACTGAACGCATTGTAACTTTTTATgacttattactatttttatatttattactttaaacatttacattaaataattactgaattatctttagttaaattaactttacaaaAGCTTTTCATCAATTCAACAGAAATACCAATATAAACCTATTGTAGTTTGAACAACTTTTGTATCTAATTCTGGTTTTAGATAACTATTAACTTTTCTTTTTCAAACTGATTATTAGTTTTTGAAGAAAAAACCTAAACTACTTAGgctgtataatatacatttgtcGATGTTTTAGAAGTGGGATTGTGTATATTGTCTAAATTAGGATTTTTCCTAGCCCGACCCGAATGTTCTGCTGGTAGCGTGGTGCAGCAGTTAGCAGGGGCGCCTGGTGGTGAAGTGAGGGCAAGATGCTCCGTCTCCGCACCTTCTGCTAACGATGCTGGTCCACTTAGATTCTATTGGACTTATAATGGAACCAAAGACGTTTTACCtgtaagattattttttctttaatgatttaatgatacattataaaagtaaagaaaattaTGATTAATGTGCTGATAGTtgttttctttcaataaaattactatagtaaatattatacgcCGTGATCGAAAATCGTTGATAAAtcatattaacaatttaaacctGTTTTAGATACCTGCATCGAATGTTACTGTTATGGGTTCTACCAGTACAGTCATTCATGGTCTGCCGTCTTTAGATGATGAAGAAGATTTAGGCTGGCTAGCTTGCTGGGCCAGTAATGATATTGGAAACCAGAGGGAACCTTGCTTGTTTAGGATAATGCCAGCAGGTGTGCTTAAAACATGTTTTACTTTTCTATATCTACTAAATCATATTTTGAATTGAAACCGAATATGAAATACAGTCACATGTCTAAATATAGTCAgagttcattaaattattaaagtgcTTTCAAAAATCAGGGCTACATGTGATGAAATCAATCATATTTGCTGTTAGCCTAAGCATATAAGAATTAACGAAATTTAAGATTTTTCATCTCCCTCACTCTTATACTGCTATATATCATTagcatatcatttttaaatattaggcaCATAGAGTAATCATCGATTTAAATTGGTTTCTACTGGTATCAAACATTTAGACACTATtccaattaaagttaatattctacattcataatttcatttattttatgacttatgtaaacatttattaatttatttatcatcagCGCTTCCTGAGGCTCCCAGTAACTGTGAGATCGAAGACGAGTTCCTCCAGTGTGAGCCAGGTCACGATGGTGGTTTGCCGCAGCGGTTCATACTGGAGGCGTTGGAGGTACGCCACCATGATACCGTGCAGGGGGACGAGTCCACCATGAATGATCAGGTGAGGTGGTGGTGTTGTAGGatccattattttgttttgtaactgcATTCTTAATACTAAAAAGGTCATCTTAAAacttgcttattttatttttgtataattgttttaacaaaacatattataaggAAGGGATTTTTAAAGTCATTCATTTAActgcttgtttattattaaagtcaCATGtatgtgaaatataattttggttttagatttttttttgatgaaaataGTAAGGACTTACaaaaattatgtcatattttttcGATTAGGGTATTTCTGGAAGAGGACTATCGGAAGCTGTATACAGAGCCAGCAACGATGTGACACCTCAGTTCGCTCTTGACGCTCTGTCGCCAGGACGGTATACATTCCTCGTTTATTCGGAAACGCCGCGTGGAAGATCACAACGACCAGCTGCTTTGCATAGTATTCCCATCCGAACAACTAATGACTTGGACATACCGGGTATTAAAAATTCGTTGTAtctttactaaatttattttttgacaaaaaatcatgtatacacatatattgGAAAACTATTTTGTTCAATATATCAAGTATTACCTATGTACTGtaagcaaatttaatttaatttgtaaaacacGTTAATTAAGAATGtaaataaagttgtttttttatataggttccCTACAAACAATGACACCTTCACCACCACAATCACCGACAAGTGACAACGGTATGGCACTTTTAATTGGAGCTTCGTTAGCATTGGTGCTACTGACCGTACTCACCACTATCTGCGTCACGCTTGTTATTATGTGCAAGAAGAGACAACAACCACAAAGAGATCCTGAACAAAAGtaagattttatttgaatactaaCAAAATCTATGGTTGTACAAGCAAAGACTCCAGTTTGTGAAGAAAATCCCCCAATGTCTGctattttaacgtacataatgcctatttgaattatacatatgtaactGTAACAttaccagcctgtgaatgtcccacagctgggctaaggcctgctcttacttttgaggagaaggtatggagcttattccaccacgctgctccaacgcaggttggtggaatacacacgtggcagaatttcagtgaaattaacacatgtaggtttcctcacgatgtttttcttcaccgcatagcacgagatgaattacaatcacaaattaagcacatgaaaattcagtggtgtttgcccgggtctgaacccatgatcatcggttacgaatcacgcgttcttaccagtgGCCCATCTCAgtttcatacatataaaatatttaaattattatgtatcatGGTTGTTTTAGTAACTCGCAATAGCCATAATAACTTAAAAGAGGcagaatgtttaattatttatgttaacatgttaaaaaaaaaaccttataaaaaCTCATTTCAAAAGATAACATTCTAAAAAGTATTATTCAACTCATTATTCCATCCTACGTAGGTATAGGTTAAGTTTCACCTTAATATATCCTTGTTATAATTcatgatcttttttttttatcctatCAGTACAATATTGCGAAGAAGTGTTGGCGTGTCTATGTATAGTGGGTCGTCTATATCGCCAAGTGTAGTACCAACAGTGGTTGTAAGAGGTCATAGAGGATCAAGAGTGTTGGCAGCAAGATGGTCGGGAGTTATTGATGATACACCACTCGCTGTACTTGCATTAGATACGAGACCACATGGTATGTAACGTCATATTAAAAATTCGAaagaacatttatttcaaataatacttaaaacgaTTGCATTTCCTGATAAAGTGAATCAAATCAATTGGTATACAACGTTACGCTACATGCTTAAAATAGatcttaatataaatctttGACATGCATTATATCCACCCAAAGctgactttaaatatataagctatattatataaatatgcacaATAAGTGTAAAtaacattcaattattttttatttctcagCTGATACAGATTCAGGACACAGCGACGGTGAACTATTGGAAACAGAATTGACAAGGAATGTTGATGACATGGAAACACAAACAGATACATAATTAGTTATCAATAATATACATCCGAAACCGAACCgaatgtgaatgtcccactgctgggctaaaggcctcctctcccttttgaggagaagttttggagcttattccaccacgctgatccaatgcgggtttaatatacatatacaaattaaattaaattttaaatccaaaGGAATTAGGTTTTCTTTCGAAAATAGAATCATTGAATCAAGCGAATTGAATTTGTAACTGAACAAATGTctgtactaaaaataattatcataatgaaATTGTTGATCAAAACACAATGATAATAAATGatgaaaattaacataaaatattgaagAATTGTTGTGATGTGCATGCATGCAGTATTATGTCTTagtgataattatttaagattgagtgctatttatatttcaatgagAAAATATGTGTGTAATaacttacataagaattatttacaaggactttaagtatatacaaatcataattaaaataccttGTGAACAAAAGATGACCTCGTGTTATAGTGGTGAGCGTGCTAGCAGCATCCttgttgaatcgcaattcctaTTCTCTTTGCGAAAACAATCCAGCCCTCAGCCAACAGATGAGGCGCAAACActagtattatttatgtttaattcagtattttatactattagtCCTAACTAGGTTCAAATGTTTCGACTGCAAATGGAACAagtatgaatgaaaaaaaaatgtggccAGAGCCTAataaaacagtaataataaacaatatctaaCATATCAGAGATTAATTTATCGACTACGGGTATTATTGTAGACAGTTTTTAAccttaattcattaaattctcttagaattaattttatttttataaaactcacCGAAAGTAGCTTTACTATAGTCTATTTCATTGATTAAAAAGaatgattgtatataatatatatcgtagGAGTCATGtcttaataactttttcatttatttatcatctgaagaaattgatatataaatgtatgtgtataGATTCCAaagaataatgtaaataattgcgATCGAgcagtttgaaaaaaaaattgtcgttTGTGAAActgatatatatttagatactctggaagaaatatatgtaaatgtcaCTTATGTTTTAGTGTTACATTGTTTCAAACGCTAGGAATGAAATAaactcttatatttttattcctgttttttttatatataaaataaaactgtatgtGAAATGTTGGCTACCTGTCTTAATATGACCGGTGGTAAACCGTTTATTGTTTATTCTGCAATATTTCTGCTACCAAATACTGTAGTCctttttaagggtgagtgaacctTTCTTATAAGCACGGGATATAACCCAAAAaacttgaatataaaatagtattaaaacataaacaaactttaatattttaacaacccttttttttctcgctggaaaaacacatttatgtgtttcctccacatgaggtgggggggtatgtgggacttgcCGGCGCTGAaagcgccggaatacccactaaaaaaccagcggtacccactccatcttgtcgggggacgtcacgggatcgcttgtgcatactaccgtgccgtcccgacggttggcctgCTTCTGCgagcctccaaatcctagggggtactcggggtacagagaccccctagccccggcgaaactcacggcgggaggagaagatgcgcatagcgccggcgtcttctccccggtcttcttcagcgaagcgggtcagcggaggcactctcctcgcgctcccgctccgcggcctccttctgcgacatgacattttcgcagaaggagaccatctccatccagcacctttcgctaccaagtatggcatttatcacgctcggcagcgaaaggtctccgccagggaaaggcgctgaggcccccaagcggcacactccatcagagtgtggcatgccgtgtccgtaggcgcaccacactcgtggcaggagggcgttacctgcaaggaatagtcaggcgggagactattccgtgcaggtacttaccgaagcacccatgtccagtaagcacctgagtcagtctgaaggtcagtgtgccgccttttctcgttacccagcgactcaagtggggatggatcgcctccactgtcgccaggcctgctgatgggtacctcagatcctcctcccacctgcgaaacAGGGCCTGCTGGGCGAGAGttctgattcgcagcacctcctccaaccctggacgggcgccacgcgacctcacttccgcccagtacacttccgcgagcacctccgcctggagctcccaaggcggatcgcccgcgagaagtgttgccgccgtccacgacaccttacgatatccgcgtatcaccctcaccgctatgagcGTCCACCCatatgggagcaccgtacagagccatgaaccgcacaacaccggcgtataatcgccggcgtggcgtttccggccctcctacatttggtaagagccggcttaaggcagcagcagcgttgatgagcttcgggccaagttggaccaaatgctgcccgaagctccatcttccgtctagggtcaggcccagatacttcatgtgggcctgcaccttaatcaccgtcccctggacggtgataaacgcccctcgaggggagcctcgacgtggaccgtggaataagagggcctccgtttttgagatggagaccctcaagcccaacattcaaCATTCTGGGAAGGAaggatgtccgcaggagccagtcgaagccaacgttccacagaattgggccgagaactgacccctgtggaacgccacagcctacccgacgccggacaagacgcccatcgcccccctcccagaggactacctggtcctggaggtatgcccccaacagcctcctgagataggaaggcaccccgtggtatcggagtgcctccccaatagtctcgaaaggaagactattgaaggcgttcgcaacatctatcgatactgccagaactacgtcccctcgggccaccgcatccgtggtccgggttttcagggcgtccagggcgtcgatagttgatcgacccgccctgaacccgtactgagcctctgacagacccaGCCCCACCTCGTCGaagtgctgaataagacgggcaacgagaattttttcgaagaatttgcccgtctcgttcagcagcacaatcggcctgtatgctaaggaagaatctggcggtcgaccttgctttggcaacaagaccaactttccctctttccaaggcttcggaaactgcccactgcACAGATATTgctcgaacagctcccgaagccttacgcctaggtattccagagcaTCACATAAAACAtgccctggaatcccgtctgggcctggcgcagtgtttttggccctcaagcggtcgaaggccacctccatctcccgctctgtgatcagtggtggagccaccgtgtcgtcaatcatggagcgagggaccatctgtggagggacatgctcacctggatgggggaatagttccccgaccaggcgcaggaggagatccgatgacattgtctctgtcacgggggcaccctgcgtgcggaattttccacgcacaccgcggaacggacgcccccaggggtcccggttcaggcccgccagtagttcttctctagctttctccttggcctgacttatcgccagctgtaggtcttttttcagctgacgataagcggccaatGGCTAtccctccaagtccgcatcaaaaccgttgggcctcctacaacggacgtaagcccttcgcgcccggctgcacgtcgcccgaagctctgctatttcgAGCGACCACCAATACACCTGCCAGCGCGGAGGTCTATGCTGGAACCCAGGCATggcagcatcgcagacctctttgagggcactgcgcatgtggcccgctagctcttctgcattggcgccctcccaccttcctgtggaaccccaccgttgtacgatggcagcctccctggccagctcacgatctagctggctaaG
The Nymphalis io chromosome 19, ilAglIoxx1.1, whole genome shotgun sequence DNA segment above includes these coding regions:
- the LOC126776092 gene encoding nephrin-like — translated: MSKDTNLYVLVMLLVTQTQIRMSEEIVEASIIQVWSAPGSETRLPCDLAASVPDVAMMMWFKDGDRMPIYTVDFRNGPPVHWAVAGEFGTRAHFVLNQSDPTSAHLVVNKVARYDEGVYRCRIDYNDSPTRNYRVNLTVIVPPDSPRIYDSEGKEILGTIAGPFREGQDLLLSCQASGGKPPPDVSWYRGGERLAITKDGSVCQIHLPSLSREMAGMRLQCRVEPPLLQPQRREITIKLYLKPQFIRVTGGGPTRAGHERSFVCTTRGSKPAPNIDWFINSQKIDSALTQVEVEGELTKSILTWRVRREDSGRQLVCRVSNPWFPAYTLEDLLNLEVLYPPVAQISLVEPKEPRLLREDEDAVLLCSSYASPSSYNFTFYKGTEDHLIRDDPIGGISVEGDKLILRGLRRHHAARYRCRAWNSEGSGLSEPLTFNVLSRPECSAGSVVQQLAGAPGGEVRARCSVSAPSANDAGPLRFYWTYNGTKDVLPIPASNVTVMGSTSTVIHGLPSLDDEEDLGWLACWASNDIGNQREPCLFRIMPAALPEAPSNCEIEDEFLQCEPGHDGGLPQRFILEALEVRHHDTVQGDESTMNDQGISGRGLSEAVYRASNDVTPQFALDALSPGRYTFLVYSETPRGRSQRPAALHSIPIRTTNDLDIPGSLQTMTPSPPQSPTSDNGMALLIGASLALVLLTVLTTICVTLVIMCKKRQQPQRDPEQNTILRRSVGVSMYSGSSISPSVVPTVVVRGHRGSRVLAARWSGVIDDTPLAVLALDTRPHADTDSGHSDGELLETELTRNVDDMETQTDT